The genome window CAGATCTATGAGTCCTGCGTGCAAGGCGGTCTTAGTGTGACCGAGGCCCTGCGCAACCTTGCCGATCTGCAGAATCGGCTTGTTGCATTAAGTGATTTTCTTACCAAACTTCCTCCGGCCGTTGGAGCTGAAAAGGCACAGGCGGCCTATGGTCAAAGCGCTGCGTTGCTTCTGCAGGGCATCGGCTACTTCCACGACGTGCTTTCAGACCCGGCGCGCACTCCGCGCGAAGCTGCGGATACGTTGGCTTTGGCGCGTGCCAACACACTTCATGCGCTTCAGGAGGCCGATACGCTTTTAAAGAACCTCCTCAATCCTCCTCCAGCAAGACCTCCCCAAAACACGGATGACGCGGCATTAAGCGAATAAAAATAGGAACTTTCCTTGCAGCTTTGTTGTTAATTGTCTTTCAAAGAAGGATTCTTGCAAATGGTGTAGAAATGAAACATCGTTAGTGAAGAACCGATACTAACATCCCAAATTCCAGATGACGAAGAGGAGGTTCATTGGTAATGAAGCACCATTGTCGCATGGCTTTCACGTTAATTGAGCTGCTCGTCGTTATTGCAATTATCGCGATATTGGCAGCTATTCTGTTCCCTGTCTTTGCACAGGCGCGTGAAAAGGCACGAGCCATCTCTTGTCTCTCCAACTTGAAACAGCAAGGGCTGGCCTTAAACATGTACGTACAGGACTATGATGAGACTTTTCCTATCAATCTCTACTTAGGGCAGAACAACGGGAACGCCTGCGTGATGACGAGCTATCAAGAGATACAGCCCTACCAGAAGAACTCGTTGATAGTGGTGTGCCCTTCCGACGGCACACCGCTCAACTTTCCGGTGGCTATGCAGACGATCGGATTACCAGCTCCTTGCCCGGTTTCCCCGGTTCTTATCAAAGTGAGCTATCAGCCCAACTATGCGCTGATTGATGATGGCGATCCCAATCCGATTTTTGCCGGGGAGACCGGCAGACCAGTGCACCGATTGGCCGAAGTGCAGTTCCCTGTAGAGACCAGTGCCTTTGCCGACGCCACCGTTACCCTCCAAGGCCCTACTTCGGCTTTCTGCCTATTTTGTTCCCCGGTGCAGGCACGCCATAACACCACGGTCAACTCGGTCTATGCCGATGGTCATGCAAAGGTGGTACACACAAAGCCCTATACCGATGCAAATGGCAACCCTTACGTTGGCACCCAGCTCGACGGGCAGAGCACAAAAGCCTATGTGGTTACGGATGCTGGGCCGTATCAAAACAGCACGGAGCTTTGGGGCATTCCTTATCAAAAGTCGGATGGGAGTTGGGGCCTGCTTCCGTAGGCGACTGCTTCAAAAAATTTAGGGGTGGGCGAAGCGCCCACCCCTGTTGATAGAGAGTAGAGCCCGTCCTTAGCAACGGGCGAGAATAGGGAAACTCGCCCTACGCCACTGGTGGTGCACCGAAAAGAGACTTTTACGGTCCGCTGGGATTATTGGGGCTGGTCCCCGCTTGCTGCTCTAGCTTTTGAATGGCGGCCTGCTTTGCCGGAGCCGGCAGTTCCGGATTATTCTGAATGGCCTGAATTTTTTGCTGTAGGGTTTGATGGGGTGGTGGCCCTGAGGGAGTTGGGTTTCCTTGATTGCTACTGCAGCCGGCCAAGGCTATGAGGGCGCATACTCCTCCTAAATAGGGTAGGTTTTTCAAAAACATCGTGACTCTCATCTCCACTCCTTTCAAGGAAATATTTAAAAGGGCAAGCGAAGACTGTCTTCGCTTGCCCTGGCAGCTTCACCTATTGTTGAACACTGGGGTCGCCGTAGGCGAGTCCCCAGAAGCCCCATTCGTTCTTCTTGCCACTATACTCTACACCCTCCGGATAGAGTTTTGAGAACTGATACCAGTGCACGTGCCCGTCCATGTGCAGCACGTTGGAGCCGGAGTTATGTCGCCCTTGAAAGCTTGG of Chthonomonas calidirosea T49 contains these proteins:
- a CDS encoding DUF1559 domain-containing protein, with protein sequence MKHHCRMAFTLIELLVVIAIIAILAAILFPVFAQAREKARAISCLSNLKQQGLALNMYVQDYDETFPINLYLGQNNGNACVMTSYQEIQPYQKNSLIVVCPSDGTPLNFPVAMQTIGLPAPCPVSPVLIKVSYQPNYALIDDGDPNPIFAGETGRPVHRLAEVQFPVETSAFADATVTLQGPTSAFCLFCSPVQARHNTTVNSVYADGHAKVVHTKPYTDANGNPYVGTQLDGQSTKAYVVTDAGPYQNSTELWGIPYQKSDGSWGLLP